The sequence GAAAAGTAGTACTTCAGAAATAGATCGTGATGAAAAAGAAGGtactaaaccctaattaacaGCATAAATGCTTTCAGAAAACTGAATTTGATGGAAATCACCAGTGAGTGTATGTTTTCTGCACAGActaaaattttcatggtttttgtaGGAGGATCAAACCATAATAATAAATCTACATTGAAGATCGATAGTGAGGAAGATGAAGGTAATAAACCCTAATGCTTTTTTTCTCCTCTTCATGTTGAATAGTTTATACATTGAAAGTTGATAACTAGTAAATTCAATTGAATTCAATTATTTTTGTAAGATGCCATGTCCATCCCTCTTTCACATTTCTATGGCCTTTCCGGCTAATTTTACCTTCACATAGAGAACAATTAGCATGACTTGTTTATGAATTGAGTATGAAACAACACTTTACTGAATTTAAGCATGGAAGCAACATTTTATAGAATTTAAGCAATTCATATACATGGCTTTAACAACTATTGTCGGCCTATGATAATCTACGTATTATGTTGAAGAGGAGGTATACACCATTAGACTCATTATTTATTGAATGTTCAAAGATCTAGTGTGTGCATATTTACTTCACAAATTTAGTTTGTGCAAAATTCCTACACTAAATTCATATGGATAATGTTATTCCTACATTAAATTCATATGGATAATGTTATTTGGAAGTAAAAAACTATTATATATTATGAAATTGTAGGTCAATTGCTTTTAAAGTAACTGCAAAATTCAAAGACAAAGATGAATATCTTGTCAGCATATCAGGAAAAAGCATTGAGGACCTCATGTTTAATTCATCCTTGGAACCCAACATCCTAATATACAAAAATCTACTGTCTGAAGAAAGATTTCTAGAAAGATACAATCAGTAAGTACATGAAAGTACTATACCTTGATGCAAATTCTTGGGTAAGTCATAATTGATTTCAATATATATGAAAGTGATATACAATCAAATTTTGCACACGATAAAATTGATTGCATAGTTCGTTACATTTTATCTTATTTAAGGTTTCCTTTTCTGTTTTTTGTCAAACACAAAGATACCATGCAAACGTCATTGAAATATACTGTTACATTACCAATAACAAGCATGAACTCCAGCGTGAAGAAGATCATGATATCACTGTGCCACGAAGAAGTGAATAATGCAGAACATTGGACATTATTGGTCTACTCTGTCTACCAAAAATGTTTCTTCCACTACAACTCGTGGTCTGACCAGTCAAGAAACCAATGTTGTACAAATGCCAAATTTATGGCAGATGAATGCTTGGTACCAATCAACAACTTAATGGAAAAACAAGGCTTCAAAAAGGTTTCAGAAGCTATGGTGTATGAAGCTCCAGTACCGCAACAAGTGCAGTCTAATGTATGTATATTATTTTATGAAGAAACAATTTCAGAATAAATACAGTGATGGGATTCAGAGTAGCATGGAAGATCAAATAGTGTTGAGAGAAAAGATGCACATGAAGAGGGCGACAATAGCTTTACAACTAGTCACTGCGACTAGCCCTGAAGAAAGTTGGAAAGAAGGAAACGAGTTGGAATAATTTTGGcacttttttttccttcaaaacaTACTTGTACTACTAATATCATGTTTAAGATCTTATTTATCAGTAGGAGAGTGTTAGTTTATTCATCACTTATTATTACTCAGTACTACTAATATCATGTTTAAGATCTAATTTATCAGTGTTGGGTTTTATCTTTGTGACTGGGATAAATATGTGATGAATTCCTTAAGTGATGAGTTCATGCACATGATATTGAGTGATGAATTCCAGCACATGATGCTAATAAATTTGTGCATATCTTTGTGACTGGGATAAATACGTATATGTGATGAGTTCCTTAAGTGATGAATTCCTGCACATGATGCTAATAAATTTGTCCATATTTTGTGAGTGGGATAAATATGTGATGAATTCCTTAAGTAATGAGTTCCTGCACACGATATTGAGTGATGAATTCCTGCACATGATATTGAGTGATGAATTCCTGCACATGATGCTAATAAATTTGTCCATATCTTTGTGAGTGGGATAAATATGTGATGAGTTCCTTGTGTGATGAATTCCTTCTCATGATGCTAATAAATTTGTCCATATCTTTGTGAGTGGGATAAATATGTGATGAGTTCCTTAAGTGATGAATTCCTGCACATGATATTGAGTGATGAATTCCTGCACATTTGCTGATAAAAATGTCCAGATGTTTAAGTTGTTATGTGTATGTGTACATTTGACTTCCTTATGTTGACAATTGACTTTCATATGATATTAAGTGATGAATTCTTGTACATGTTATTAAGTGATGAATTCCTGCACGTGATGCTAATAAATTTCTCCATATCTTTGTGACTAGGATAAATATGTTTCTCTATAGTATATGTGATGAGTTCCTTAAGTGATGAATTCCTGCACATGATATTAAGTGATGAATTCCTGCACATGATATTGAGTGATGAATTCCCGCACATGAATATGTGTGGCCAGTGAATATGCAATGCTTATCTACTGCTGAACGAACTACATTAACCCCTCCTACAAACTGTTGCCCAACATCACCAAGAACATTCTCCCAATCCTTTAACCTCCTCGGGCGAGAAACTTGTGCTCTATCTTCAATAAAAGCAGTTGTGCTATCTTCAGCCAATTCATCATCTACAACACCATTGTAATCTGCTGATACTACCATAGAAGAACAACTATCCCCAACAAATTCAATTGACAAGTCAAAAGAGTTGACATTATTAATGATGAAGTAACAAATCGTTGATTGAAGCTGAAAATCTAACTGCATATTAACTTTGTTTCCATTAAACATATAAGAGAAGTAGAAATCTGAATTACGGAGAGAGATCCACCGAGATTTAGCAATCGAATTTAGCTCATCCATTGTGGATATTGTTGTGACATTATGTGAAAATTTTAAATTGCAAAAATGAACAACCGTTGTAGCATTAACTCCCATATTCCCTCTGCAAAAACAAACACAGACAAAAATTGTTAGCTCTAGAGAATTTAAATTAGTGTCTAGTATGCGCACAGGtaaaaaatttaaacaaaaaaacaaacgaGTGATGAATTTGTACACACGCAAAAAGTTTCTGCACGGGTCTAACTATACTCTGGCTATTATTGATCAGAAGGACGACTCGAGAACATTGAAAAGAGGTTCATTCTCATCTTTTATTGAATTATGTCTGTATCATTGTAAGTAAACTTCTGACTGAGtataaatgttgttgttgttgttgttgttttgatttCAGAAAATTTAAGACATGAATATAACAACAGGGACTAAAATTTAATCCCTCGTCATCACTAAATAATCTGTACTTCATCAATGTTATTGAATTATGTCTGTACTTCATCAATGTTCATCAAAGAAGCCTAGAAAGTTCTTTAAATGAGTGTATAGTATGTGCACAGGTAAAATAACATTGAATGGGTTTGCTTGAATTATGTCTGTAATTCATCAATGTTAACTCTAGAGAATTTAAATAAGTGTGTAGTATGTGCACAggtaaaataacaaaaaataacaaaCTAAAAGTTATTATTCTCACTAAGGTTTTTCGGCTCGTTGTTTCATGGACAAACTTTTCTATGTCATATAAGTTGCgggtttgatttgtttttcaaatACTCTTTCGGATGTTCTTACTGAACTAACAAGAAGAGAGAAACATCATTGTATTAAGCCAGACCCAGATATCGATTTATTTATAAAATAACAAAAGAGTGATGAATTTCTACACACGCAAAAAGTTTCTGCACAGGTCTAACTACACAGGTATAAATTTAAATGAGTGTATAGTATCTGCACGGgtaaaaaatttaaaacaataagaaaacatattttaaaaatgagTGTATAGTATCTTCAAAGGTGAAATATtatagagaaaaaaaattgataacaCTAAGTAATCGGACATGCAAATCATAAATCATAAAACTTATACATGAACTCAACAACAAGTAAATTGAAAGTTGATAACTAGTAAATTGAAAGTTGATACTCTAGAATCTTAACTTAATCAATTGAATCAAAAAACTTTAAATTACAAATCAAACTCCACATGCAAAATGGAACagaaaaatatgatgaaaacATACCTAACAATTTcgatgaaaaatattttgtgaatcgAATTGAACTCAGAAAGGAGATAACAGCTCGTGAAGCTCTGAAGTAAATTGATTAATCAGGTGGACAGTTCACTAATCTTCTCAAACTCGATCTTCTGAGTTTGCAGAGGAGATCTGCTGCTGTGATTATGATGTTCTCGGCGTCATAAATCTTCTTTCGATCAAATTATATCACTAAATCTTCTGATACTCGATCGTTGTTCTGAATGATGGATTGACTGAGTTTGCAGAGAAGATCTGCTGCGATTATGATGTTCTCGGCGTTAAATTTGCAGAGCGAAATTATGATGTTCTCGACGTTAATCTTCAGTTTGTTTCTTACTAACCTGAATGAGAAGAAATATCTTCTTGATTTTAACCGAAGGTTATTTTCGGaatgaaaattttattatttttgacgtCAGCAAATAAATTTAATTAACTAACCCCACATGTTGTTTTGGCCATCTCTTTCAAGTGGGCTTGAAAAATCCGAATCCATCTAAAGCCCAAGACCAAGAGAGTAAGAAAAAGTGAGGAGAGGGTCAAACACTTAATTCCCActtttctttttttaggttttccatagGCAGTTATtaaacctagtttaattgggggccccaaaaaacaattagggaCCTCACCCATTTTATTTGCACCCAGGGGTGTATTAATATTTTGTGAAAATACTATTTTACCCTCTACTAAAAATAAATCTTAAAAACCTATTGACCCTCAATCTTAAGCCCCAATTCATTTCTAGTTCTAAACAAAAAAATCACTCCCTCCCCTCTCACCCTCTCgactcttctcttctcctccattaaCGACTCCAAGGAAAAAAACATTCACCCGAAAAATTTCAGTTACAGTAAAAGGGTCGTCAATTCGACAAGCCtaaaccctaacgatttttcatatgcaTGTAGAGACCATaaaaaatcgttagggtatatGATGATCAAGATAACGACCATATTTCTGGTTTTCATGTTTTTTACCCTAGATTAGAGTCGTTAACATAATATAGAAACCTATGACGATCCTCTATGAACGACCCTTTTTTTAAACGTCAACGACCCCAAGTGAAAAATCTGTCCCGAAAATTTTCAGAGTCGTCTTGGCATAAACACACAAAATAACGACTCTTTATGTCCCATGCTAAGAGTCGTCAGGGTATATCATATTaccctgacgatttttcataacctgaaaaagttgcaggtttgagtcgtcattttTGGTGTCAATACATTGACGACTTTCTAGAGTCGTTGGGGTATACATCCCTCGACATTGACGACTCTTTCTCTGTGTTGTGACATACATCCAATCCATGAGAAAATTTAagataatcttaccatcaacacaatcatctttgttGCTTGAATCTTCCTCAACATCATTTTCCTACTTGAATTACTcacttctaaaaaccctaaattttcctctaaaacctcatcttcctcttctcaactcaaaaaaaaaaaacaaaaaaaaaattgattctaaaaTCTGAGTTTAATCTAACTacactaattaacttaacttaattaaattttaacactAATCATTCAGGGACgatttagccatttaaaaatattttggttaaggggtgactcaatttgagttttaatgacctttttgtcctctagtgggaggcccctaattgttttttgggaCCCCAATTAAACTATGTTATTAAAGCGGAGCAAATAGAAAACGAAACAATACAAACAATCCTTTTTGACCATATTACCCAACAATCCCAATAAAAAGAAATTATAGCTCCCCAAAATCCCTTTTGACCATATTACCCAACACGCACTTGCCAGTTATACCACTCCTCATTTTAAACCTAATAATCTTGCTCAAAAGAAATGCAAATAATTTCTTGCACTCCCTACAAACGATCTGCCTCTCTAAGCCCTGACCAAAAGAATGGATCCTGCCTTTCTCTTTCCAGTTTCCACTTATGCTTCCATCACTCCCAACATCCGCTATCAATGAAAAAATCTGCTATGATCAGTTCTTTAACGCCAACACTCCTACACATCCTCTATTAATCAAGAATCTTATATGATCCGTTCTTACACTGACGACTTTCACAATGCCAGTCATGGCAGACACCTAAAAAGGTTATTGCTCGCGGCACCTGTGGTCTTGTGAATCGTCGTTGATATGAAATGATCACAGTAATCTATCTGCTAACCCTATTGTCAGCGGTACATGTGATTGCTGGTAATTTGAATATGGAACTGTAGTTTCACCAACCATACTTGGCTGGCTGCTGAAGTTAATTCCGCCAGTTGCTAATTGTTGTAAAAATTGAACTAGGGAAAGAAATATATCCATTCGGGTTACATTCCTGTTAGCCTACACGAAAATTAAGGTTCAGTATTCTGATAAGGGAAAAGACAAAGTAATCTTTTTCCTAAACAAGGTAGCTTTCATCCAGGATTGGATATTACCTCAACAATGAAGCGTGCCCATATCTTATCCTCTTGAACTTCCATAATTCCTTTCAAGATGGTCAGGCCAAACCCACGAATGATGTCAGCTATCTCAAGAAAGAAGTCTCCTTCATCACACAACATCTATTACATACCAGAATACAATTAGAGTCAAAGAGGTCaataacaagatttttttttgatgatcagCGTACTGGCATCAAGTATGAGAGCCGGATGTGTAACGAGAACTTTGTAAACAAAGAGCCTCATCCACTAAAGCACCATCAGTATTGGTGTTGTTATTGTAGCACATCTGTCTATCACTGTATATGGTCTTGTAAGATGGTCATAAATGATATGTTCTCCTCCTGGCAGTCTCTGAAGGAAAATTAATGTTGCTACTAAGCAATCGTAATCTCTAACATGCAAAATTTCACATTTATCTCGTGATGAATAACAAATCACTATGCTAATAATGCAAATGCAGTGTTATACAAAAAGCGAAAAGCACTTCCATAAAATATACGGAGCATTACTTTACCTCTACAAGCATTTGGCTAGGAGGCCTAAGATCCCCTACTGTAATTGGGCAAACCATCGTTTTGCCGTTAACTTCAAAAGCCCATGTAGCACCTTCACCAGTTGAGTTGTCCTTAAGAATCACCCCGCTCTCAGCACCGATAATCTAACACCAAATCAAGTTCAAGGGACACTTCAAACGAGGCACCATAATAAAGTTTAAGCATACTGTTATATTCAGGACAACCATAGCATAATCAAGATATGAACTAGAGTTACCTTCGGCACACATGCTTCTTTAAGTTTGTCTGCATATTTTGTCACACTTTGCAAGAAAACCATATATTTAATGGTGCGGTCCAATAAACCGTCGATGCTACACTGAAATAAATCGATACAAGAGCATTAACATTTCATTAACTATagtgataaaaaaaataatttgcaTCCAAGACTCCGGAATTACCTTTATACCATGGGGCACAATCTCCCGCAACTCTTTTACACGGTCTTGAATCTGCTGACGATCTTTTGGCCTTGGCCTCGTACTTTCCCCTGGCCgagctcttttttttttgactctCACTGGTTCTTCAGATCTCTTCGGCTGAGTACTCACAGCACAATCAGAATGGATGCTGTAAGTATCACCAATCCATGCCCCTACCTGGGATTTGATAGGAGCCTCTTTCTGATTTCCATATATTGATATCTTCTGTGGTTCACAATCAGCTATAAACCTGTCCATAGTTCCACTACTGCTAGAAATAGCCGCCATCTGAGTTCTACTACGGTACAACGAGGCATTTCCTCCCGACATTATTGTTGTGGGCGACAAATGATCCTCTGAACTAGGTATATCAATGAAAGTAGGAGTGCCAGAACCACTGGATAGTATATGTTGAAGTCCAAACTCTGGACACAGTCGCTTCTCCGGAGGAATGGAACCAACATCCAACTCTGAGACACAATCTGAAGTACCATTACTTAAACTGGACTGACTTCCACTTCCTCCTGAAGTTATAAGATCATTCCAACATTCAGTCCCATCGTTTTGGCTAAAAGTCAAACCCAAACTGTTGTATAAGTCATTATCAGAAGAGAATTGTTGGGTAATAGTAAGGGAGTTCTCTTTTCCATCAGGTACCAAACCTAGCGAACTGATGGTGTCGCTGGTGGGATTCTGCATAGTAGTTTTTGTTGTGTGTATCCCACTAAAATAATCTCCAAAAACTGAACCAGATGATGTAATGGCAAGTGCTCGTGATTTCTCATCTGTGGGTGTAACAGATCTGCTTGAATGTACTTGTGATTCAACAAAGTACTGGGAGAGATCATTTGCTGCATTTTCTCCTTGATATGCGTTGAAGCTAGTGGATTCCTTCACAAGTTGTATATTTGGATGAATTGCTGTAAAGGATTGCTGAAAATTATCTCCTTGACTTTGTCCAATATGCATGTTAAATTGAGTTACGGCATCTCCTTGAAAATCCTGAAATGTGCTTATGCCGGTAATACGATTAAGATTTCCAGAAAATGCATTTGAACTCTCTTGTTTTCTTATTTCAGGTATCACTTGTTTCTCACGGGATGTTAGACTGCTTGCCCACGTACTCATGGTGGGGTATATGGCTTGACCTGCTTCACCATTTTGGAATTGTGTTTCAGGGTTCAGAGAGGATTTATTCATTATGGGGTTCATGTTGTTCATCTGATACCCAGCGAAAGAGAATGCATTAACAGGAACCATTACAGGTGTTTTCCCCATCAGCTTTTTGCTGTTAAGGTCATCAGGCATGGCATTGACGTTCCAATAATTAGAAAATGCAGTTTCTGATGAGAGCACGGAATCAACTCCTCTACTCGGAATATATGTTTCGTCATTTATAGATGGTGCATTTCTAGAGACGAGATCACCTTCAACATTTTCTGGATGCCGAAACAAATTGGTAACCTGATCAAAAAATTCCAAGCTCTCCATAATCTGCAGGAACAAGAACCAACAGGAAGTTTTAACCAATGATGCAGGCTTCTAATTGAGTAATTTAGTCCTATTTTAAATCCATAACCTTTTAACCATCTGTACGTGGCATTAAAAGAATGTAGaacattttttgaaaatattccGGCTTGGTGTCAAAGTCTGTCCTTATATGGAATAGTTCTTCTTTCCTTCTATTCTTTTTCAGACGAAGGCATTAAAATCTACAACCAAAAACCTACGCCTGCCATTACTCATTCCAACACAGCTTATGGTCCCCACAGATTAGATATTAGATACTCGAAATCTACTTAAAAAATGGTTTGATGATACTACTGACGCATTAACTAAATAACAAATTCTTCCACTAAAACCAAGTTATTCACTCATAAAGTAAACTAGCACTCGTAAACACTAGAGTAAGGAACACAGTCAAGTATATAAGTAAATGTCGAAGTGGTTTTCTAATTTGCATAAATGATCCTAAAACTATAATAAATGTACTTTCATACTACTAACCTTTCGGGTGGATCCAAACTGTACTACCCCTTGTGGAGCTACAGAAATCAAGGCAATTGTCTGCAAATAATATCAAGTGATAGTGATTATGAGACATGAGTATAAATGCACAGGAATAGAATATCTAAAAAGCTGTGTTACAACGATATGCCTAAACAAAAAAATCAGCCGTATCGATACGTATTTACACGGATACGCGTACTAATACTCCCAATACTTCAAGATACAACTCAGTTGGAAAACTTTGACTAAATATTAGAAAATTTAGATATTTTACTAGATTCTATGAGAAGTTTTAACTATAGTGACAAAATATTAGTTCTGAATCTGTCCACTGatcttgctctagactttcttcctTTGTTGTCCAGACTTTTTCTCTCTTCAGTGAGGTTAATCATACAAATTATATTTTAATCATGCAAACACATGTATGTATTTTGTTAAGTTTCTAtcttatatataatatatttatgTTAAACTACTGATCAATATTGAGTATGCCGTATCGCCGTATTTTAGTTTTTCAAgttggtgtatcatagtagcGTATTGGTATCTTGCATCCGATACCGTATCCGTATCGTTGCAACACAGCTAAAAAGGAATGTAACAAGGAGattacaaaagggggagaaacgaTACGACTGAAAAGTGTTCAGCAGGTATATGTTCCAAATCATGTTTAATTTACAGAATCAAGCATGTACCTCTATTCcagatgaaaattgttggtgaAACTGAGACAGATCCTGTATAAAAACAAGCAAGTTGAAGTAAACACAGATAAATTGGACCATTATTGTAGTTTCTTAATGGTATTACTATTAAGAGTATCAAGCTATTAGTTTTATGCACAACTATAAACTGAAAAGAATTGCATTGATGAAAGAACAATCTCATTTCTGAGAATAGTCTGCCATGCACGATGAGTGCCTAGGTAAGATGCATAAGATCGTAGGTAAGTTCACTCGTTCAAATTGGTTTAGAGTCAAATGTCCAAAAACTTCAGACTCATGTTCTACCTCGGCAGTGCATGTTGCATCATAGGAGTTTAACTATTAATATATAATTCCGAATAATTGAATATGGTAAAAATGTTGCAGAGAGTAGAATGAACGAGCTCAATCAAATATCATGAAATACCTGGAAACCATCTTGATTGTCAATGAACAACGTGGGACCCCACTCTCCACAGTAAGTAGATGCAAACATCCATTGATGCTTCCCAGTAAAAGCCGCATGTCCAATGATTctagaaagaaaaggaaacacacacacacaactaTCCGTATAAAAAAACTGTTGTATTATTTTACATCAAAGTATATCATCTGAACAAACATGATTACAAAGAGGTAGTTAGTTTAACAATATTAGCACGCATTTATGTGCAACAACTAATAAGTTTACATCTCATTCCTATTTTGGCCTGAAACTAGACTCCAATTACATCAACTTCCTAAAATGTGTAcctttatctttgttttcaatttAGCTATCAGAGTTATATGATTattgtaaataaataaaaaatgcacCAAGCATACCCTTCGCCTAGCATATGAACCTGTTGAAGCATCTTTTCAATAACAATTCCGGTTTGCTCTTCTGAGTATGCATCTTCAATGGTTAGCACCCTACAAAATACAACAGTATCTCTCTATGGTTAGATAAAGATCCGAATGCAGTTATCTAACCTACTAACTAATTTCTCCACTGATAGGATCAGAATTCCAGGGAAAACATGAGACTCAGATGGGTTTTCAGATATTTAGGGAAACATGTCACATTAATAACTCAACATTATTGTCACTTGAAGTTCAATTCCAATTCACTAGATAATTCAGAGACGGGAAAAACTATATTACATGGTTAAAACAAAGGAACTAAATAAACCATCCCAATAACTGAGACATTGGCAATacattcacacatgggtgaaccAATAACTGAGAACAAGTTTTATGGGAGATGCAAACAAAACTATATTACATAATTAAAACAAAGGAACCAAATAAATGATTTACAGAATTACTATTTCCACATTATACAAATCCGAACGAGACCCATGAAATATGTTCCAAACCTCCTTTTTTTCTAAACATAAGGACAACAAAGACACTACTATAATTTTGTGTCAAATCTCAATTACTTAACTAAACACAAAATTTCATGGTaataaccaaaagaaaacaaaagaccaAAATACAATCAAACAACCACATGTTTTGGAGATTGACCGAATATAACAAACTAGCCAAGAACTCATAAAAAGGACAATACCAcataaaccaacaaaaaaaaaatcgtgtaAAATGCAGTTGAGCTTACATGGGATTTTGACGATTGACGCGCCAAAAGACACCATAAGACCATCCATTGTTACAACAA comes from Papaver somniferum cultivar HN1 chromosome 7, ASM357369v1, whole genome shotgun sequence and encodes:
- the LOC113297713 gene encoding uncharacterized protein LOC113297713 isoform X2, producing the protein MNSRIKETLKCLCCNNGWSYGVFWRVNRQNPMVLTIEDAYSEEQTGIVIEKMLQQVHMLGEGIIGHAAFTGKHQWMFASTYCGEWGPTLFIDNQDGFQDLSQFHQQFSSGIETIALISVAPQGVVQFGSTRKIMESLEFFDQVTNLFRHPENVEGDLVSRNAPSINDETYIPSRGVDSVLSSETAFSNYWNVNAMPDDLNSKKLMGKTPVMVPVNAFSFAGYQMNNMNPIMNKSSLNPETQFQNGEAGQAIYPTMSTWASSLTSREKQVIPEIRKQESSNAFSGNLNRITGISTFQDFQGDAVTQFNMHIGQSQGDNFQQSFTAIHPNIQLVKESTSFNAYQGENAANDLSQYFVESQVHSSRSVTPTDEKSRALAITSSGSVFGDYFSGIHTTKTTMQNPTSDTISSLGLVPDGKENSLTITQQFSSDNDLYNSLGLTFSQNDGTECWNDLITSGGSGSQSSLSNGTSDCVSELDVGSIPPEKRLCPEFGLQHILSSGSGTPTFIDIPSSEDHLSPTTIMSGGNASLYRSRTQMAAISSSSGTMDRFIADCEPQKISIYGNQKEAPIKSQVGAWIGDTYSIHSDCAVSTQPKRSEEPVRVKKKRARPGESTRPRPKDRQQIQDRVKELREIVPHGIKCSIDGLLDRTIKYMVFLQSVTKYADKLKEACVPKIIGAESGVILKDNSTGEGATWAFEVNGKTMVCPITVGDLRPPSQMLVERLPGGEHIIYDHLTRPYTVIDRCATITTPILMVL
- the LOC113297713 gene encoding transcription factor bHLH157-like isoform X1 produces the protein MNSRIKETLKCLCCNNGWSYGVFWRVNRQNPMVLTIEDAYSEEQTGIVIEKMLQQVHMLGEGIIGHAAFTGKHQWMFASTYCGEWGPTLFIDNQDGFQDLSQFHQQFSSGIETIALISVAPQGVVQFGSTRKIMESLEFFDQVTNLFRHPENVEGDLVSRNAPSINDETYIPSRGVDSVLSSETAFSNYWNVNAMPDDLNSKKLMGKTPVMVPVNAFSFAGYQMNNMNPIMNKSSLNPETQFQNGEAGQAIYPTMSTWASSLTSREKQVIPEIRKQESSNAFSGNLNRITGISTFQDFQGDAVTQFNMHIGQSQGDNFQQSFTAIHPNIQLVKESTSFNAYQGENAANDLSQYFVESQVHSSRSVTPTDEKSRALAITSSGSVFGDYFSGIHTTKTTMQNPTSDTISSLGLVPDGKENSLTITQQFSSDNDLYNSLGLTFSQNDGTECWNDLITSGGSGSQSSLSNGTSDCVSELDVGSIPPEKRLCPEFGLQHILSSGSGTPTFIDIPSSEDHLSPTTIMSGGNASLYRSRTQMAAISSSSGTMDRFIADCEPQKISIYGNQKEAPIKSQVGAWIGDTYSIHSDCAVSTQPKRSEEPVRVKKKRARPGESTRPRPKDRQQIQDRVKELREIVPHGIKCSIDGLLDRTIKYMVFLQSVTKYADKLKEACVPKIIGAESGVILKDNSTGEGATWAFEVNGKTMVCPITVGDLRPPSQMLVEMLCDEGDFFLEIADIIRGFGLTILKGIMEVQEDKIWARFIVEANRNVTRMDIFLSLVQFLQQLATGGINFSSQPSMVGETTVPYSNYQQSHVPLTIGLADRLL